The DNA region TGGCTGTCGAGATTGGTTTGAAGCCCGCCAAGCGTTTTGCGCGTGATCAGGTTGAGGCGGACGGCAATGAGAGGCCCATTGTCTGGATCAAGAAAGCGATGCGGCTTCGCTGTCCGGATCAGCCTGTCACCCCGATAATGGCGCGCTGCTTGGATAGCGGTGATCTGCGGGTCTTTCGAGAAAGGGTTGTCGACCTGCGCGTCGCGGGCTTCGATTTGTTTGCGCAAATGTGCTGCGTCGATCAAAGCGTTGCCCGTCAGGACATTCATACCTTTGACGAGATCTGACAGCATGTCGGCCACGACAAAGTCTGCGCCATGCTCCTTAAACGCTTCTACAGGTCCGGTGGCGGACTTGCCGGACAAAATGCGTTCTTTCAGTACCTTTGACCACTTAGCGGAGGTCAGGTCGGGGTTTTGCTCGGAGCCCGAAAGGGCAAATTCCTTTCTAATGACCTTCTGTGTCAGAACGAACCAGCTGTAGTCAAAGCCGGTCTTAAGGATTGCCTTGAACGTGCCATTGGTGTCAAAGCCCGGCATCGCGGGCGGTTTGAGACGGTTTCCGCGCGCATCAAACCACATCGATGAGGGGCCCGGCAGGATGCGGATGCCGTGGTGCGGCCAAATCGGATCCCAGTTTTTGACGCCCTCGGTGTAGAACCATAGGCGGTCGCGATTGATGGCGTGGCCGCCGGCGTCGGTGGTGATATCGATCATGCGGCCATCGACATGGGCCGGAACACCGGAGAGCATTTTGTCTGGAACGGGGCCAAGACGGTCCGTCGGCCAGACTTTGCGGATTAGATCATAATTGCCGCCGATCCCGCCAGAAGCGACGATGACAGCGTTGGCATTGATACGGAACTCCGCAATGGCGGTTCGGTTGGTTTGCGCCCCTTGTTGCGCATCATCCGGTGCCAGCTGCGAGCCGCTGACACCGACGGCCGCGCCGTCCTGCATCTCTAAGCGATCCACTTGATGGCGGTAAAGGTATGTCAAACGGCCTGCATCTGCGTGTGCGTGACACCGCCGGATAAAGTGCTCAAGCACACCCGGCCCAGTGCCCCATGTGATATGAAACCGAGGCACGGAATTGCCGTGGCCCATGGCGTCGGACCCACCGCGCTCCGCCCAACCCACAACCGGGAACCAGCGGAGGCCCATGTCGTAAAGCCAGGGACGCATTTCGCCCGCCGCGAAGTCGAGATAGGCCTGCGCCCATGCGCGGGGAAAGGCGTCTTCCGGGCGGTCAAACTGGGCGGACCCCATCCAATCGCTTGTCGCCAAGTCCAGACTGTCTTTGATGCCGAGGCGGCGCTGCTCGGGGGTGTTCACCATGAACAGACCGCCCAATGACCAATGCGCTTGCCCTCCTAAATTTTGCGGACCTTCCTGGTCGACGATCACAACCTTTTTGCCGCGATCACCAAGCTCGGCGGCCGCGACGAGGCCAGACAGGCCGGCACCGACAACAACGACGTCTGTTCTCATGATCTGCGACCTAGGATTGATGTTAGCGGTGTGAGGGGGGACAGTTGCATTAATCAGGTGCCTTGGCCAGTTTTGGGCTTTTGAGGTTCAGCATTGCACGGATGTCCCCGTTCAAGCACGATCGCTTTCCACGTGGTATCATCCTCTGCGCATAGCGCTGGTATCTGCGCTACACGTTTTCCTATCAGGATGTGGCTGATCTGCAGTAACAGCGAATGTCTGGAAAGCGGGCTGCGACCGCAGCATCTTAAGCGGGCGCTGAAAGGCAGTTAAGGGCCGGCAGCAGCCGACAAAGACATGGTATTTGAGCCGCTAATGAAAACGGAACCCATGCAACTTGCCGCCAGTTCTCACGGGTGGGCTACGCTGATGCCCGCTTCCTCCAACATCTTCTTGGACACCTGGAAACTATAGTCGAGCGCACCGTCTGCTTCGGGGATCGGCGGGCTGACCACCCGTTCGATGCCACATTGGATGATCGCACGGGCGCAATCGGCGCAGGGGAAACGGTTTACGTAGATCGTGCAGCCTTGCAACGACACGCCGATGCGCGCGGCATTATATATCGCGTTGCGCTCCGCGTGTTCGCCCCAGAAGAACTTCTCTCCACTCGCCCGATCAAACCGCGCTTCATTTGTGTCAGAGACCCCGCGCGGCAAGCCGTTGTAGCCGGTTGCGCGGACCTCGTTGCCTTGCGGACCGACGATAACACATCCCACGTGGCGGTCGCGATCCTCGGACCAGGAGGCTATGTGATCGCAGAGCCCCATGAACCGTGCGGTCCAAATTGCATCGTCGGCCATTGCGCTACCCCGAGAAAACGTAGGATGTCTTGACGATGGTGTAGAATTCGGCAGCGAAGCTGCCCTGTTCTCGCGGCCCGAAGCTTGAGCCTTTACGCCCGCCGAAGGGCACGTGGTAATCCACGCCTGCTGTCGGGAGGTTGACCATCAACATACCCGCCTGCGCTCGTCGACGGTATTCGCGCGCATGTTTCAGGCTGGTAGTGCAGATGCCGGACGAGAGCCCGAATTCGGTGTCATTGGCGATGGCGACGGCCTCTTCGAAGTCACCGACCTTGATGATGGAAGCCGTCGGGCCGAAGATTTCCTCCCGGTTGATGCGCATGTCATTGGTGGTGCCGAGGAACAGGGCGGGGGCCTGAAAAAAGCCGGGGGTCGACAGCTCCAACCGTTCGCCGCCGACAACGTCCGACGCCTCCTGTTTGGCGAGGTCCACATAGTCCAGGTTCGACTTGAGCTGCGTTTCATCGATTACGGGCCCGATCTGCGTCGTCTCATCGAGTGGATCACCGACCTTCAGGGCCACCATCGCGTCGCGAAGCTTTTCGACAAACGCATCATGAATACCCGCTTGCACGATCAGCCGGGACGACGCGGTGCAGCGTTGCCCGGTGGAGAAGAACGCGCCGTTCAGGCAGGCGCCCACGGCGACGTCCATATCCGCGTCGTCCATGACGACCATGGGGTTCTTTCCACCCATCTCCAGCTGGATTTTCTTGCGGAGTTTGCCGCAGATCTCGGCCATGCGGTTGCCGACCTCCGCCGATC from Jannaschia sp. CCS1 includes:
- a CDS encoding aldehyde dehydrogenase family protein, with amino-acid sequence MTKHMSLIDGQWADFGNFQPDINPANTEEVIGEFSYGDASAVDAAVEAATRAAPEWAATTPQVRHDLLAAVGNALGANAADYGRILAREEGKTLPEAIGEVGRASQVFKFFAGEALRIGGQLHPSVRPDIDIEVTREPVGVVGLITPWNFPIAIPAWKAAPALAYGNCVVMKPADLTPACAQIIAKLLHENGCPPGVFNLVYGRGSVVGEALVNHPDVGAISFTGSAEVGNRMAEICGKLRKKIQLEMGGKNPMVVMDDADMDVAVGACLNGAFFSTGQRCTASSRLIVQAGIHDAFVEKLRDAMVALKVGDPLDETTQIGPVIDETQLKSNLDYVDLAKQEASDVVGGERLELSTPGFFQAPALFLGTTNDMRINREEIFGPTASIIKVGDFEEAVAIANDTEFGLSSGICTTSLKHAREYRRRAQAGMLMVNLPTAGVDYHVPFGGRKGSSFGPREQGSFAAEFYTIVKTSYVFSG
- a CDS encoding FAD-binding dehydrogenase; translation: MRTDVVVVGAGLSGLVAAAELGDRGKKVVIVDQEGPQNLGGQAHWSLGGLFMVNTPEQRRLGIKDSLDLATSDWMGSAQFDRPEDAFPRAWAQAYLDFAAGEMRPWLYDMGLRWFPVVGWAERGGSDAMGHGNSVPRFHITWGTGPGVLEHFIRRCHAHADAGRLTYLYRHQVDRLEMQDGAAVGVSGSQLAPDDAQQGAQTNRTAIAEFRINANAVIVASGGIGGNYDLIRKVWPTDRLGPVPDKMLSGVPAHVDGRMIDITTDAGGHAINRDRLWFYTEGVKNWDPIWPHHGIRILPGPSSMWFDARGNRLKPPAMPGFDTNGTFKAILKTGFDYSWFVLTQKVIRKEFALSGSEQNPDLTSAKWSKVLKERILSGKSATGPVEAFKEHGADFVVADMLSDLVKGMNVLTGNALIDAAHLRKQIEARDAQVDNPFSKDPQITAIQAARHYRGDRLIRTAKPHRFLDPDNGPLIAVRLNLITRKTLGGLQTNLDSQLIDAGGHPIAGLYAAGEAAGFGGGGYHGYNSLEGTFLGGCIFSGRAAGRNAG
- a CDS encoding deoxycytidylate deaminase — translated: MADDAIWTARFMGLCDHIASWSEDRDRHVGCVIVGPQGNEVRATGYNGLPRGVSDTNEARFDRASGEKFFWGEHAERNAIYNAARIGVSLQGCTIYVNRFPCADCARAIIQCGIERVVSPPIPEADGALDYSFQVSKKMLEEAGISVAHP